The Salminus brasiliensis chromosome 3, fSalBra1.hap2, whole genome shotgun sequence genome contains a region encoding:
- the mrpl3 gene encoding LOW QUALITY PROTEIN: large ribosomal subunit protein uL3m (The sequence of the model RefSeq protein was modified relative to this genomic sequence to represent the inferred CDS: inserted 1 base in 1 codon): MSARTCSLLRLGXALLKGARESVYGVHRTPVGSQSVAAVQFVRTVKTATWWDEHLTADNAKFMRETVSDEYKQLTADRLNPLKDEPWPRHEWDERSRRVGLVAVKLGMMPVWTKSGERHVVTMLQVQDCHVIKFIPKDEYDGRSAALMVGAKNSSPFHRSEKSIEMFRNAGVPPKQKVTMFRVTENAVIKPGTPLYAAHFRPGQFVDITAKTIGKGFQGVMKRWGFSGQPASHGQTKTHRRPGSLGPGGDPAKVFKGTKMPGQMGNVYDTAFGLKVWRVNTKDNILYVNGSVPGHRNCLVKVRDTTLPRRLSKNNSPPFPTFFADGDEELPEDLYDEDMFQFGEPIPE, from the exons ATGTCCGCGCGCACCTGCTCGCTCCTCAGACTGG GTGCACTGCTGAAGGGGGCGCGTGAGAGTGTTTATGGAGTCCACAGAACCCCAGTGGGCTCTCAGAG TGTTGCTGCTGTCCAGTTCGTCAGGACTGTCAAGACCGCAACATGGTGGGACGAGCATCTCACAGCAGATAATGCAAAGTTCATGAGAGAGACTGTGTCGGACGAGTACAAGCAGCTGACTGCAGACCGGCTGAACCCGCTGAAGGACGAGCCGTGGCCTCGGCATGAGTGGGACGAAC GGAGCCGGAGGGTTGGTCTTGTGGCCGTCAAGCTGGGAATGATGCCTGTGTGGACCAAGTCGGGAGAGAGACACGTGGTGACGATGCTTCAG gTGCAGGACTGTCATGTGATCAAGTTCATCCCTAAAGATGAGTATGATGGTCGGTCAGCTGCTCTGATGGTGGGGGCTAAAAACTCCTCGCCCTTTCAT cgGTCCGAGAAGTCTATAGAGATGTTCCGCAATGCTGGAGTACCCCCTAAACAAAAAGTGACGATGTTCCGCGTGACGGAAAATGCTGTCATCAAGCCAG GCACTCCTCTGTATGCTGCCCACTTCCGTCCAGGACAGTTTGTGGACATCACAGCCAAAAC GATCGGGAAGGGTTTTCAGGGAGTGATGAAGCGCTGGGGTTTCAGCGGACAGCCAGCCTCTCACGGCCAAACCAAAACCCACAGGAGGCCGGGCTCACTGGGCCCCGGAGGG GATCCTGCTAAGGTGTTCAAAGGGACGAAGATGCCGGGCCAGATGGGGAACGTTTATGACACTGCGTTTGGCTTAAAG GTTTGGAGGGTGAACACCAAGGATAACATCCTATATGTCAACGGCTCTGTTCCTGGCCATCGCAACTGTTTGGTCAAG GTCAGAGACACCACTCTGCCCCGTCGCCTGAGTAAGAACAACAGCCCACCCTTCCCAACGTTTTTTGCTGATGGAGATGAGGAGCTTCCTGAAGACCTGTATGATGAAGACATGTTCCAGTTCGGGGAGCCCATTCCGGAGTGA